A genomic region of Anaerolineae bacterium contains the following coding sequences:
- a CDS encoding cation:proton antiporter, with amino-acid sequence MEHSSVSFVPLLIVIGLAFLVPLTLSRFKKLGIPIVVGEIISGIIVGKSGFNLIQEGFVLRILSDLGFAYLMFLSGLEINFSAVLNNGPDNDGANGWQRLLSNPLPAGVILFILTLIASIGVGFLIWSQNLIQSPWIMALIISTTSLGVVVPVLKERGLTEGRYGQSILMAALVADFATILLISIFVLLRSQGFTVEILLVLVLFAAFVVVYRVAALFQEHLPAQRIIEELSSATSQIKLRGSFVLAFVFIALAESLGIEIILGAFLAGVIVSLLSNGDDDILQQKLDAIGYGFFIPIFFVMVGGQFDLPALLSSQSALLLVPLIIIAAYLVKFIPALLYRLEYSWRETIAAGVLLSARLSLIIAAAAIGLQLGIISEAVNAAIILVAVITCTVSPILFNLLMPQTERERRRMIVVGARTSAALLTNRLIERGVDTVLVSSGDTSLEQQTLITGEASPVPCKNHIRAGG; translated from the coding sequence ATGGAACATTCATCTGTTTCTTTCGTTCCCTTGCTTATTGTTATTGGGCTGGCCTTCTTGGTTCCGCTTACACTCTCTCGTTTCAAAAAACTGGGCATCCCCATTGTGGTTGGCGAAATAATTTCCGGAATCATTGTAGGCAAGAGTGGCTTCAACTTAATCCAAGAGGGATTTGTACTGCGCATTCTATCAGACCTGGGGTTTGCCTATTTGATGTTTTTGTCCGGATTAGAAATCAATTTTTCGGCAGTGCTCAACAATGGCCCAGACAATGACGGAGCCAACGGGTGGCAACGTTTGCTGAGTAATCCGCTGCCGGCAGGTGTTATCCTGTTTATACTAACCCTCATCGCGTCAATTGGGGTAGGTTTTCTTATATGGAGCCAGAACCTTATTCAATCACCCTGGATAATGGCGCTGATAATTTCCACCACCTCATTGGGTGTTGTGGTACCGGTGCTTAAAGAGCGAGGCCTAACTGAAGGCCGTTATGGACAAAGCATCCTTATGGCCGCTTTGGTCGCCGATTTCGCCACTATTCTACTCATCAGCATTTTTGTGCTCTTACGCAGTCAAGGATTTACCGTGGAGATTTTGCTGGTATTGGTTTTGTTTGCCGCTTTTGTGGTGGTCTATCGCGTGGCCGCCCTTTTTCAAGAGCATTTACCGGCCCAACGGATTATTGAAGAATTGTCGTCAGCCACCTCGCAAATCAAATTGCGGGGATCGTTTGTGCTGGCGTTTGTGTTTATTGCACTGGCCGAGAGTTTAGGCATAGAGATTATTTTGGGGGCATTTTTGGCGGGCGTGATCGTGTCCCTTCTCTCCAATGGAGATGACGATATTTTGCAACAGAAACTGGATGCCATTGGTTACGGTTTCTTTATTCCCATTTTCTTTGTGATGGTTGGGGGGCAGTTTGACCTGCCCGCCCTGCTCAGCTCACAGTCGGCGTTGTTACTGGTGCCGTTGATCATCATCGCCGCCTACCTGGTCAAATTCATTCCGGCCCTGCTCTATCGCCTGGAATATTCCTGGCGTGAGACCATAGCCGCCGGTGTCCTGCTCAGTGCCCGCTTGTCGTTAATTATTGCCGCCGCAGCCATTGGTTTGCAATTGGGTATTATTTCTGAAGCTGTCAACGCTGCAATTATTCTGGTTGCCGTCATCACATGTACAGTCTCGCCTATTTTGTTTAATCTGTTGATGCCCCAAACCGAGCGGGAACGCCGTCGGATGATTGTTGTAGGGGCGCGTACCAGCGCCGCATTGCTGACCAACCGATTGATTGAGCGGGGTGTTGATACCGTTCTCGTCAGCAGTGGCGATACCAGCTTAGAACAACAAACATTGATTACCGGCGAGGCTTCGCCCGTACCCTGCAAAAACCACATCCGAGCAGGTGGATGA